One window of the Eucalyptus grandis isolate ANBG69807.140 chromosome 8, ASM1654582v1, whole genome shotgun sequence genome contains the following:
- the LOC104457252 gene encoding nuclear pore complex protein NUP58-like: MSAPVSSLFGTAGSSPQTPQFGSSSSASLFGSASTPSLFGSSAPSLGSTPAIGGSLFSTPFASGAATGSGASFGNVSKSARPKSRTARR; the protein is encoded by the exons ATGTCAGCTCcagtttcttctctttttggaacTGCTGGCTCTTCTCCTCAGACGCCACAATTTGGTTCTTCTTCATCGGCTTCTTTATTCGGGTCTGCGTCGACTCCCTCATTGTTCGGAAGTAGTGCTCCATCTTTAGGTTCTACCCCTGCTATCGGTGGTTCACTTTTCTCTACACCATTTGCATCAG GTGCTGCAACTGGATCTGGAGCAAGCTTTGGCAATGTATCT AAATCAGCAAGGCCAAAGTCTCGGACAGCTCGTCGTTAG
- the LOC104457253 gene encoding probable esterase PIR7A, producing MEGKETEREKHFVLVHGACHGAWCWYKVATLLKSSGHKATALDMAAAGVHPKQARELNSIVEYVEPLFEFFEGLPRGEKVILVGHSMGGVVISLAMERFPEKIAVAVFVAAIMYGPELSVETVYEEYGRRLDSSMDTKYAFDDGPEKPPTSFLFGYNFMASKLYQLSPPEDLTLASYLARPLRMFPDRSRFKAEATVTTVKYGSVPRVYIVCDQDLVIKEDLQRWMIERNPVDEVCLIPNSDHMVMFSKPLEFCSTLKQIAENYS from the exons ATGGAGGgcaaagaaacagagagagagaagcacttTGTGCTGGTCCACGGGGCTTGCCATGGAGCATGGTGCTGGTACAAAGTGGCCACCCTTCTGAAGTCCTCAGGCCACAAGGCCACTGCCCTGGATATGGCCGCTGCAGGGGTCCATCCGAAGCAGGCCCGAGAGCTGAACTCAATTGTGGAATATGTCGAGCCGCTGTTTGAATTCTTCGAGGGTCTTCCACGAGGAGAGAAGGTGATCCTGGTGGGGCATAGCATGGGTGGGGTTGTGATTTCATTGGCCATGGAGAGATTTCCTGAGAAAATTGCAGTTGCTGTGTTTGTAGCTGCAATCATGTATGGTCCTGAGCTCAGTGTTGAAACTGTTTATGAGGAG TACGGTCGCAGATTGGATTCATCCATGGACACAAAATATGCTTTTGATGATGGCCCTGAAAAGCCTCCAACCAGTTTTCTGTTTGGATACAATTTCATGGCCTCTAAGCTGTATCAACTCTCTCCACCCGAG GATTTGACATTGGCCTCCTACTTGGCGAGACCTCTCCGCATGTTTCCAGACCGATCCAGATTCAAGGCGGAAGCAACGGTCACAACGGTGAAGTACGGTTCAGTTCCTCGAGTTTACATTGTGTGCGACCAAGACTTGGTGATAAAAGAAGACCTGCAGAGATGGATGATTGAACGCAATCCAGTGGACGAAGTTTGTTTGATCCCTAATTCAGATCACATGGTCATGTTCTCCAAACCATTGGAGTTTTGTTCTACTCTCAAACAGATTGCAGAAAATTATTCCTGA